Part of the Streptomyces sp. NBC_01264 genome, ACTCAGGACCCGAGAGCCCTGACCACTCCCCACCCGATGAACCCCATGTGTGCACCGTGCACGGACTCGGCGGTGTGGGCAAGAGCGCACTGGCTTTCCGGCTCGCGCACACCGGAGCCCAGACATCACGGCGTGTCATCTGGGTTTCCCTGACGAACGCGCCGACCGTGGACGAACTGCTGCACGGGCTCCTCTCCTTGTTCCCCGACCGGGACACCCGCGCAAGCGGGACCTCCATCGAACAACTCATTGCATGTCTGACCGGCGAGGCGTGCTTCGTCGTCCTGGACAACCTCGAGGTGCTGCTCGACTCCCACCGCTTCTCGAACGAGTTCCGGCCGGGTTACACAGCCGAAAGCGTGTACCGACGAGCAGATACCTGGATCGGCACAATCGAAAGTGCATTGGTGGGTCAGCCGGTCCACCGAATCGCCTAGCCGGGGGTCGCGATGACTGTCTCCTCTACGGAACTACTGCGCCTGCACCGCGAGCTGGACAGCACTTCACGCACGAACAGATCCGGACGATTCCTTTCCGGCTGGCAGACCACGCACCCGTACGCGAGCCAATATCTCAACGGTTCACATTTGGTGGCACAGAACCCCCAAGAACTCCAGAACTACAACTTCCTCTCCGATTCGGCCGCAGTGACCGATGCGATCACGCGATTCCACACCAGGGCGGACGGGGTGACCTACGAACGGGACGCCGTCTACGTGTCCAGCGGGTCCAGCCCTCTCCTCCTGGGATCGTTCCTCGCGTTGAAGGAGATGGGCGTGCAGGAGGTCTGCTACGTGCCTCCCGTCTACTACGCCTGCTACTACTTCTGCGAGTCGCTCGGCATCCCCATGCGCCAGATCAGCGGCGACCTGCTGCACAGTGAGACCGCCGACCTCGACCTGCCGGAACGCAAGACCGCCCTCGTGCTCTGCGACCCGATCTGGGTCTTCGGCACCACGGTGCACGAGCGGCAGATCGAGAGGATCGCACAGTGGCAGCGCCGCACCGGCTCCTTGGTACTGGTCGACGGGACGTTCCAGTACGCGCGATGGGACCGATCCTCACGCGTCGAGCTGACATCCAGGCTCGAGCGGGAACTCACGCTCCGACTCGTGTGTCCGACCAAGAGCCTGGCGGTACACGGAACGCGCTTCGCCTACCTGCTCCTACCGCCTGAACTCCGGGAGACCGTCCGCTACGCGTGCGCGAACATCACCGGGGCGACCGGTGCGGCCAACGAACACTTCGCACGGCGGGTCATGGAAGTACTCGACTCCGACGACTCGAACGACGCGCTCGTGCAGCACATCCAGGCGGAACGGGCCCGGCTGCTCGACAGGGGAGTCATACGCGAGGAAGCCGCTCTACCCGAGGCCGGCTACTACGCCTTCGCCGTACTGAACGATGCGTCGATGAAGGATGCCATCGTCATGGATCAGAGATTCTTCGAGCTCGACGGCTTCGACAACCACGTCCGTGTCAACCTGCTCTATCCGGGCTGGTCTCATGACTGACGGCCCCGTCAGTCGCGCTCATGCTCCGCCGGCTTGTGTCCGGGGTACAGGTGGCC contains:
- a CDS encoding pyridoxal phosphate-dependent aminotransferase, producing MAQNPQELQNYNFLSDSAAVTDAITRFHTRADGVTYERDAVYVSSGSSPLLLGSFLALKEMGVQEVCYVPPVYYACYYFCESLGIPMRQISGDLLHSETADLDLPERKTALVLCDPIWVFGTTVHERQIERIAQWQRRTGSLVLVDGTFQYARWDRSSRVELTSRLERELTLRLVCPTKSLAVHGTRFAYLLLPPELRETVRYACANITGATGAANEHFARRVMEVLDSDDSNDALVQHIQAERARLLDRGVIREEAALPEAGYYAFAVLNDASMKDAIVMDQRFFELDGFDNHVRVNLLYPGWSHD